A single region of the Anaerostipes rhamnosivorans genome encodes:
- a CDS encoding MalY/PatB family protein, translated as MPYDFNKVINRRGTGSMKWDVPERELPMWVADMDFKTAPEIMEAMRRKTNLGIYGYSVVPEDWYEAYIRWWERRHGFTMEKEWLIFCTGVVPAISSMVRKLTTAGENILVLTPVYNIFFNSIMNNGRNVLESRLRYDGSGYEINFEDLEEKLSDPQTSMMLLCNPHNPVGKIWDRETLRNIGELCVKHHVIVISDEIHCDLTEPGYDYVPFASVSRECRENSITCLAPTKAFNLAGLQTAAVAVPDPYLRHKVSRGLNTDEVAEPNVFAADAAVSAFTHGEAWLEELRSYLWENRTYAEEYIGREIPSIMPVPAHATYLLWMECKDVIGSSVEFSRFLRKHSGLYVSDGNEYRNGEGFLRMNLACPRTVLEDGLLRLKETIPVYEQWMASQC; from the coding sequence ATGCCGTATGATTTTAATAAAGTGATCAACAGAAGAGGCACAGGGTCCATGAAGTGGGATGTGCCTGAGAGAGAACTCCCCATGTGGGTGGCAGATATGGATTTTAAAACTGCACCGGAAATCATGGAGGCAATGAGAAGGAAAACAAATCTGGGCATCTATGGGTATTCTGTGGTGCCGGAAGATTGGTATGAAGCTTACATCCGCTGGTGGGAACGCCGTCATGGATTTACCATGGAAAAAGAATGGCTCATATTTTGTACTGGAGTAGTCCCGGCCATATCCAGTATGGTGCGCAAACTGACCACGGCAGGTGAGAATATTTTGGTATTGACGCCTGTTTATAATATCTTTTTCAACTCGATTATGAATAACGGAAGAAATGTGCTGGAGAGCAGACTAAGATATGACGGCAGCGGATATGAGATTAATTTTGAGGACCTGGAAGAGAAACTTTCAGATCCTCAGACCTCTATGATGCTTTTATGTAACCCGCATAATCCGGTAGGAAAGATATGGGACAGAGAAACACTGAGAAACATCGGAGAACTGTGTGTCAAACATCATGTGATCGTAATTTCTGATGAAATCCACTGTGATCTCACAGAACCGGGTTATGACTATGTGCCGTTTGCCTCTGTATCCAGAGAATGCAGGGAAAACAGCATCACCTGTCTGGCCCCTACCAAGGCATTTAACCTGGCAGGACTCCAGACTGCGGCAGTGGCAGTGCCGGACCCATATCTGCGTCATAAAGTGAGCAGGGGGTTAAATACAGATGAAGTCGCAGAGCCCAATGTGTTCGCCGCAGATGCTGCTGTGTCGGCGTTTACTCACGGGGAAGCCTGGCTTGAGGAACTGCGAAGCTATCTGTGGGAAAACAGAACCTATGCAGAAGAATATATAGGAAGAGAAATTCCATCCATAATGCCTGTGCCTGCCCATGCCACATATCTGCTGTGGATGGAGTGTAAAGATGTGATCGGAAGTTCTGTGGAATTCAGCCGTTTTCTGAGGAAACACAGTGGACTTTATGTGTCAGACGGCAATGAATACAGAAACGGAGAAGGGTTTCTGCGCATGAACCTGGCATGTCCACGCACAGTATTAGAAGACGGTTTATTGAGGCTGAAAGAAACGATTCCTGTCTATGAACAATGGATGGCATCCCAATGTTAA
- a CDS encoding DUF3737 family protein yields the protein MKQITQQFLTGERALFKENDLEIYDTVFADGESPLKESRNIELYGSMFKWKYPLWYSKNIRMKDCTIFEMGRAGIWYTENISMEDTTIEAPKNFRRAKGITLKYVTMPNAQETLWNCEDITMEHVSAKGDYFAMNSRDMVLSDFTLVGNYSFDGAKNVEIHHAKMLSKDAFWNSENVTVYDSFISGEYLGWNAKNLTLVNCTVESLQGMCYIDHLVMENCKLLNTTLAFEYSTVEAQINGTIDSVFNPSGGVIQAGHIKELIMEEDKVDPKETNIILQEEMKDAV from the coding sequence ATGAAACAGATTACACAGCAGTTTTTAACAGGCGAGAGGGCACTTTTTAAAGAAAATGATTTAGAGATTTATGATACTGTATTTGCAGACGGGGAGTCCCCGTTAAAGGAAAGCAGGAACATTGAATTGTACGGCAGTATGTTTAAATGGAAATATCCTCTCTGGTACAGCAAAAATATCAGGATGAAGGACTGTACTATTTTTGAAATGGGAAGGGCGGGCATCTGGTATACAGAAAATATTTCTATGGAGGATACTACAATTGAAGCGCCGAAAAACTTCCGCAGGGCGAAAGGAATCACCTTAAAATATGTAACGATGCCAAATGCACAAGAGACCCTTTGGAACTGTGAGGATATTACCATGGAGCATGTTTCGGCAAAAGGAGATTACTTTGCCATGAACAGCAGGGATATGGTGCTGTCTGACTTTACTTTGGTTGGTAATTACTCCTTTGACGGAGCTAAAAATGTGGAGATTCACCATGCGAAGATGTTGTCAAAGGATGCGTTTTGGAACAGTGAAAATGTGACCGTATATGACTCCTTTATTTCCGGTGAATACCTGGGATGGAACGCAAAAAATCTGACTCTGGTCAACTGTACAGTGGAAAGTCTGCAGGGAATGTGTTATATCGACCATCTGGTTATGGAAAACTGCAAACTGTTAAATACCACACTGGCTTTTGAATATTCCACAGTGGAAGCTCAGATCAACGGAACCATTGACAGTGTGTTCAACCCATCCGGCGGGGTGATTCAGGCCGGCCATATTAAAGAGCTGATCATGGAAGAGGACAAAGTGGATCCGAAAGAGACAAACATCATTCTTCAGGAGGAAATGAAAGATGCCGTATGA
- a CDS encoding cyclophilin-like fold protein — translation MKKSIVCAALALLLTASVTACQKQADERRPSENKEKSSNTENGRKKKEETVLNIEIGKRIFRAVLYDNQSVRSFKKMLPMTISMEELNGNEKYQYLDEKLPEDSQKVKEIRTGDFMLYGSDCLVLFYMDFKTTYAYTKLGYIEDPEGMASALGQGSITVTFRLEEN, via the coding sequence ATGAAGAAAAGTATCGTCTGTGCGGCGCTGGCTTTGCTGCTGACGGCATCTGTCACAGCATGTCAAAAGCAGGCGGATGAAAGACGGCCATCAGAAAACAAAGAGAAGTCTTCCAATACAGAGAACGGGCGAAAGAAGAAGGAGGAGACAGTTTTGAACATTGAGATTGGAAAAAGAATATTCCGGGCAGTCTTATACGACAATCAATCTGTGAGGTCCTTCAAAAAAATGCTTCCCATGACAATTTCCATGGAGGAACTAAATGGAAATGAGAAATATCAGTACTTAGATGAAAAACTTCCGGAAGATTCACAGAAAGTGAAGGAGATCCGTACCGGTGATTTCATGTTATATGGGTCCGACTGTCTGGTGTTATTTTATATGGATTTTAAGACAACCTACGCTTATACAAAATTAGGATATATAGAGGATCCAGAAGGAATGGCTTCCGCCCTTGGTCAGGGAAGTATAACGGTGACATTCCGGCTGGAAGAAAATTAG
- a CDS encoding ABC transporter permease, whose translation MKAFLYGMVLQWKLDIRSRALLITCYVVPLLFFAVMGGIFTSLMPEAKDTLIQSMTVMGVSMGALIGMPPSLSEIYGTDIKKMYRANGVPMYFGLVSLAFSAFVHLLIMSAIILITAPIAFDAKIPSDLPLYFTTLTAFIAVSLSVAGVLGLSVKNQAKLTMISQLIFLPSIMLSGIMFPAKLLPGILNKLGKLFPAAWGYQLLSGPKFDISIIFPLLLIFITAVILCLFLLKKQRSE comes from the coding sequence ATGAAGGCGTTTCTGTATGGAATGGTCCTGCAGTGGAAATTGGATATCCGCAGCAGGGCATTGCTGATTACCTGCTATGTTGTCCCTCTATTGTTCTTTGCGGTCATGGGAGGAATCTTTACGTCCTTAATGCCGGAAGCGAAGGATACATTGATACAATCTATGACGGTCATGGGGGTATCTATGGGTGCGTTGATCGGGATGCCGCCTTCACTGTCCGAGATTTACGGCACAGATATAAAGAAAATGTATCGGGCAAACGGAGTACCGATGTATTTTGGACTTGTCTCACTGGCCTTCTCAGCTTTTGTCCATCTGCTGATCATGAGTGCTATCATCCTTATCACCGCTCCGATTGCCTTCGATGCGAAAATACCGTCTGACCTGCCGTTGTATTTTACAACACTGACAGCATTTATTGCTGTATCCTTAAGTGTTGCCGGTGTCTTGGGGCTATCTGTAAAAAACCAGGCAAAGCTAACGATGATTTCCCAGCTGATATTTTTGCCATCCATCATGCTGTCCGGAATTATGTTTCCAGCAAAACTGCTCCCTGGAATTTTGAATAAACTGGGAAAACTATTTCCAGCAGCCTGGGGATACCAGCTGCTTTCTGGTCCAAAGTTTGACATTTCAATCATCTTTCCGCTTCTGCTGATCTTTATAACCGCAGTAATCCTATGTCTTTTCCTGTTGAAGAAACAACGATCTGAATAA
- a CDS encoding ABC transporter ATP-binding protein has protein sequence MGCAIQIENLRKSYGEHLVLKGLNLRIEEGEIFGLLGINGAGKTTAFECIEGLRKYDSGRITVNGKMGIQLQSSSLPAYIKPQEAVLLFANWNGTAADPSILAALGIHELEKKQYRELSMGQKRRLHLALALVGNPDLVFLDEPTAGLDVEGRISLHAQIRLLKEQGKTILLASHDMAEVEALCDRIAILNKGNLAFLGTVDELTASIGRRYNIKIITKAGEEDYAAENIGEAMLDLLEGYKKRNLTVLDIKIDRGTLEEHFINIAKGE, from the coding sequence ATGGGCTGTGCCATACAGATTGAAAATCTGAGAAAAAGCTACGGGGAGCACCTGGTATTAAAGGGGCTTAATCTTAGGATTGAAGAGGGGGAGATTTTTGGTCTTCTCGGAATAAATGGAGCGGGAAAAACAACAGCATTTGAATGCATTGAGGGTTTAAGAAAATATGACAGCGGCCGGATCACGGTAAACGGAAAAATGGGAATTCAGTTACAGTCATCCTCTCTCCCTGCCTATATAAAGCCCCAGGAGGCGGTTTTGCTGTTTGCAAACTGGAATGGAACAGCGGCTGATCCGTCCATACTTGCGGCTCTCGGTATCCATGAACTGGAGAAAAAGCAATACAGGGAACTATCCATGGGCCAAAAGAGACGTCTGCATCTGGCACTTGCCCTGGTGGGCAATCCGGATCTTGTTTTCCTTGATGAGCCCACAGCAGGGCTTGATGTGGAGGGAAGGATCTCTCTGCATGCACAGATCCGACTGTTAAAAGAACAAGGAAAAACGATCCTGCTGGCCAGTCATGACATGGCTGAGGTGGAAGCCTTGTGTGACCGCATTGCCATTCTTAACAAGGGAAATCTCGCATTTCTTGGCACCGTAGATGAACTGACTGCAAGCATCGGAAGACGATATAACATTAAGATCATAACCAAAGCCGGTGAAGAAGACTATGCTGCAGAGAACATCGGTGAAGCTATGCTGGACCTGTTGGAAGGCTATAAGAAGAGAAATCTTACGGTTCTTGATATTAAGATTGACAGGGGAACTCTGGAAGAGCATTTTATCAATATCGCAAAGGGGGAATAA
- a CDS encoding MerR family transcriptional regulator → MKRERAIPENYMTVGELARKMGTTVRTLQYYDREGIFSPSAESSGGRRLYTYRDMIRLHQILSLKSLGFSLKDIKNKLVSLETPEDVADALTHQADAVKEKIQSLTESLKAIEALKSEVLSMQSVDFKKYADIIINLQMGNEYYWLIKHFDNKMLDHIRTRFDIEGGMAFMNRFQQLNDEAMELKENGVPPQAPKAQILAEKFWNLVLDFTDGDMSMLPSLMEFAGQGDIEKGWGQRQAEISTYLEPALSIYFSRSGIDPFGEE, encoded by the coding sequence ATGAAGAGAGAAAGAGCAATTCCAGAGAATTATATGACCGTAGGCGAACTTGCTAGAAAAATGGGAACGACGGTCCGCACATTACAGTATTACGACAGAGAAGGTATTTTCTCACCTTCTGCTGAAAGCAGCGGGGGCCGAAGGCTTTATACCTATAGGGATATGATCAGGCTACATCAGATCCTGTCTTTAAAGTCCCTTGGATTTTCATTAAAGGACATTAAAAATAAGCTGGTGTCGCTTGAGACACCGGAGGATGTCGCCGATGCTCTGACCCATCAGGCTGACGCCGTGAAAGAGAAAATTCAAAGCCTTACAGAATCGTTAAAGGCAATAGAAGCATTAAAATCGGAAGTGCTGAGCATGCAGTCCGTAGATTTTAAAAAGTATGCGGATATCATCATCAATCTGCAAATGGGAAATGAGTACTATTGGCTTATCAAACATTTTGACAATAAGATGCTGGACCATATCAGAACTCGTTTTGACATCGAAGGCGGTATGGCTTTTATGAACCGGTTTCAACAGCTGAACGATGAAGCCATGGAACTAAAAGAAAATGGTGTCCCTCCACAAGCCCCCAAAGCACAGATACTAGCAGAAAAGTTTTGGAATCTGGTTTTGGATTTTACAGACGGGGATATGAGCATGCTGCCCAGCCTTATGGAATTTGCAGGCCAAGGGGATATTGAGAAAGGCTGGGGGCAGAGACAGGCGGAGATCAGTACCTATCTGGAACCTGCATTATCTATCTATTTTTCAAGATCAGGGATTGATCCATTTGGGGAGGAATGA
- a CDS encoding IS91 family transposase translates to MNILQKIFCDHYEEIKYTLHPRPSVIQNIDRMLHCGDPSFGGAMYGCSKCGNLKFVPFRCKSRFCPTCGAKYSIDRTTSMAFKIINVKHRHCVFTIADELRSYFLQDRSLLNCLFSAVRSVILRMFHKDNQTELFTPGFILVLHTFGRDLKWNPHIHCLLSEGGLGKSGLWQAKSHFNYTFMRSSFQTALLNELKKKLPHSFKEVVSQVYKNSRDGFYVYAKPNRCKPKQVINYIGRYLGRPVIATSRIDLYNSIDDTVTFHYNRHEDDHYVEETLPSMDFIKRLIRHIPEKHFKQVRYYGLYARSHIEDYKLHHAIHSSMHKFYLSMNRWRDCISLSFGYDPIQCPCCNQKMELLEIYHNHKRVPLDELYRKAKEKYHGP, encoded by the coding sequence ATGAATATATTACAGAAAATCTTTTGTGACCATTATGAAGAAATCAAATATACTCTCCATCCTCGTCCTTCTGTCATCCAAAACATTGACCGAATGCTTCATTGTGGCGACCCTTCTTTCGGTGGTGCCATGTATGGATGCTCCAAATGTGGCAACTTAAAGTTTGTTCCTTTTCGTTGCAAAAGCCGTTTCTGTCCTACCTGCGGTGCCAAGTATTCCATTGACCGCACTACTTCTATGGCTTTTAAAATCATCAACGTCAAACACAGACATTGTGTTTTTACCATTGCAGATGAACTTCGCTCTTACTTCCTCCAGGATCGTTCTCTTCTTAACTGCCTTTTTTCTGCTGTAAGAAGTGTCATTCTCCGCATGTTCCACAAGGATAATCAAACAGAATTATTTACTCCTGGTTTCATTCTTGTCCTTCATACCTTTGGCAGAGATTTGAAATGGAACCCGCATATTCACTGTCTCCTTTCAGAAGGTGGTCTGGGCAAAAGTGGCCTGTGGCAGGCAAAATCACATTTTAACTATACTTTCATGCGCAGCTCCTTTCAAACTGCTCTTTTGAATGAACTTAAGAAGAAACTTCCTCATTCTTTCAAAGAAGTGGTCTCTCAGGTTTACAAAAACAGCAGGGATGGCTTTTATGTCTATGCAAAACCAAACCGCTGTAAGCCAAAACAGGTGATTAACTACATCGGCCGGTATCTGGGCAGACCCGTCATCGCCACTTCCCGCATTGATCTCTACAACTCTATTGATGATACGGTCACGTTTCATTACAACCGTCATGAAGATGATCACTATGTGGAAGAAACTCTTCCCTCCATGGACTTCATCAAAAGACTGATCCGACACATTCCAGAAAAACATTTTAAACAAGTTCGTTACTATGGGCTTTATGCCAGATCCCATATAGAAGATTACAAACTCCATCATGCGATCCATTCATCAATGCATAAATTTTATCTTTCTATGAACAGATGGCGGGACTGTATCAGTCTCTCTTTTGGATATGACCCGATTCAATGCCCATGCTGTAACCAAAAAATGGAATTGCTCGAAATTTATCATAACCACAAGCGCGTTCCTCTCGATGAACTTTATCGAAAAGCCAAGGAAAAATATCATGGTCCTTAA
- a CDS encoding acyl-[acyl-carrier-protein] thioesterase codes for MYTFESRIRYSEVDAEGKLPVPGIIDYFQDCSVFQSEDLGVGVEYLASKNRAWMLNSWQVVIERHPLEGELVRTSTWASGFERLFGLRNFTMKDEQGEMLAYANSYWVYMDLEMGRPVKATPEEVAVYQPEPALLMEYEPRKIKLPKEWKEKEPLTVPKSWIDSNHHVNNSQYVRQAWNALPLYTKIKQVRVEYKNSAKLGDVMIPRTWTAEEKIITELCDEDRTPYAAVEFQLKV; via the coding sequence ATGTATACATTTGAGAGCAGAATAAGATACAGTGAAGTAGACGCAGAGGGAAAGCTTCCGGTACCGGGCATTATTGATTATTTTCAGGACTGCAGTGTATTCCAGTCAGAGGATCTGGGTGTGGGAGTGGAGTATCTGGCATCCAAAAATCGGGCTTGGATGCTGAACTCTTGGCAGGTTGTCATCGAAAGACATCCTCTGGAGGGGGAACTGGTGAGGACCAGCACCTGGGCGTCAGGCTTTGAACGGCTTTTTGGACTGAGAAATTTTACGATGAAGGATGAACAGGGAGAAATGCTTGCCTATGCAAATTCCTACTGGGTGTATATGGATCTGGAAATGGGAAGACCTGTGAAAGCAACACCGGAGGAAGTTGCGGTGTATCAGCCGGAACCTGCTCTTTTGATGGAATATGAGCCGAGAAAGATCAAACTTCCGAAGGAATGGAAGGAAAAGGAACCCCTGACGGTTCCGAAATCATGGATTGACAGCAATCATCATGTGAATAACAGCCAGTATGTCAGACAGGCATGGAACGCTCTGCCCCTTTATACAAAAATAAAGCAGGTCAGGGTGGAGTATAAGAATTCAGCAAAGCTGGGAGATGTGATGATCCCAAGGACATGGACCGCAGAGGAAAAGATCATTACCGAGTTATGTGATGAAGATAGGACCCCCTATGCAGCCGTAGAATTTCAGCTGAAGGTTTAA
- a CDS encoding GyrI-like domain-containing protein, with translation MDLPFRIMKKDSFRVVGYAIQTTNKKREARKAVPMHWARIKKEHLEEPLLKLADEEHRGLFGINIYNTNPADSRKFEYLIGVSSGCEVQEELVEFTMPAVTWAVFPCIMETIGKTEAQAITKWLPKSNYKPLNKGYITGRMKSGAPDIEYYGKDGHVEVWIAVEEG, from the coding sequence ATGGATTTACCTTTCCGTATCATGAAAAAGGACAGTTTTCGTGTTGTGGGCTACGCAATTCAGACAACGAACAAAAAAAGAGAGGCAAGAAAGGCAGTTCCTATGCATTGGGCCAGGATCAAGAAGGAGCACCTTGAAGAACCGCTGTTAAAACTGGCAGATGAGGAACACCGTGGACTATTTGGTATCAATATCTACAACACCAATCCAGCGGACTCCAGAAAATTTGAATACCTGATAGGGGTTTCCAGCGGCTGTGAAGTGCAGGAGGAACTTGTAGAATTTACTATGCCTGCTGTGACGTGGGCTGTATTTCCGTGTATAATGGAAACGATAGGAAAAACAGAGGCCCAGGCAATTACAAAATGGCTTCCAAAATCCAATTACAAGCCGTTGAATAAAGGTTATATAACCGGAAGGATGAAATCTGGGGCACCGGATATTGAATACTATGGAAAGGACGGGCATGTAGAGGTCTGGATCGCAGTGGAAGAAGGATAG